The Takifugu flavidus isolate HTHZ2018 chromosome 17, ASM371156v2, whole genome shotgun sequence genome contains a region encoding:
- the spag6 gene encoding sperm-associated antigen 6 isoform X2 — MSQRQIIQVFEQYQKSRVQFVQTVATLSTRPQNIEILQSVGVMSLLRPLMLDVVPSIQQTAALALGRLAEHSDDLAEAMVTEDILPELIRSLGEQNRFYKKAAAFVMRAVAKHSPELSQAVVSCGGVGALVLCLEEFDPGVKEAAAWALGCIARHNGSLSQAVVDAGAVPLLLLCLQEPEMALKRVTVSTLSDICKHTPELAQAVVDNGAVTHLAQMILSKDTKLKRHVFSALGQISKHSVDLAEMVVVAEVFPVALACLRDPDECVRKNVATLMRELSQVIVNCGGLAAVIDSLGNYHGNERLPGIMMLGYVAAHSENLAMAVILSKGVPQLALCLSEETEHHIRAATAWSIGQIGRHTSEHAKAVALSNVLHRLLEFYLDTSSSEDLKDKSKRALKSVLQVCTHLPALEPLLYAAPNNILKHVLCQFSKVLPHDSKARRLFVTNGGLKRVQEIKADPGSLLQEYINNVNSCFSEEMIRYYTPGYASVLLEQMENQNLA; from the exons ATGAGCCAACGGCAGATAATTCAAG TTTTCGAGCAGTATCAGAAGTCGCGGGTGCAGTTTGTGCAAACGGTCGCAACTTTGTCAACAAGACCTCAAAACATAGAAATACTGCAAAGTGTCG GTGTGATGTCATTGCTGCGACCCCTGATGCTAGACGTAGTGCCCAGCATCCAGCAGACAGCTGCTCTGGCTTTGGGCCGCCTGGCGGAGCACAGCGATGACCTGGCAGAGGCTATGGTGACAGAGGACATCCTGCCCGAACTGATCCGATCCCTGGGCGAGCAGAAC aggttctacaaaAAGGCAGCCGCATTTGTAATGCGTGCGGTGGCTAAACACTCCCCCGAGCTGTCCCAGGCTGTGGTGTCCTGTGGGGGGGTTGGTGCGCTGGTTCTGTGCCTGGAGGAATTTGACCCTGGGGTGAAGGAGGCTGCGGCCTGGGCTCTGGGCTGCATTGCGCGCCACAACGGAT CGCTGTCCCAGGCGGTGGTGGATGCTGGTGccgtccctctgctgctgttgtgtctcCAGGAGCCTGAGATGGCCCTCAAACGTGTCACAGTTTCAACACTCAGtgacatctgcaaacacacaccagagttGGCCCAGGCTGTGGTGGACAACGGTGCTGTCACTCATCTGGCCCAAATGATCCTCAGTAAAGACACAAAACTCAAG AGACACGTGTTCTCAGCTCTCGGACAGATCAGCAAACACTCCGTGGACCTGGCTGAGATGGTGGTCGTGGCTGAGGTATTTCCTGTGGCGCTGGCATGTCTCCGAGATCCCGACGAATGTGTTAGGAAGAACGTTGCCACTCTGATGAGAGAG CTTTCCCAGGTGATTGTGAACTGTGGTGGCCTAGCAGCAGTGATTGACAGTCTGGGGAATTACCATGGAAATGAACGGCTGCCTGGGATCATGATGCTAGGTTATGTGGCAGCTCACAGTGAGAACCTCGCCATGGCGGTCATTCTatccaag GGGGTGCCCCAGCTGGCCCTGTGTTTGTCTGAGGAGACAGAACATCACATCAGGGCTGCCACTGCCTGGTCCATTGGGCAGATTGGCCGCCACACCTCGGAGCACGCCAAGGCCGTGGCCCTCAGCAATGTTCTGCACAGGCTGCTGGAATTTTACCTGGACACCAGCAGTTCTGAGGATCTGAAGGACAAA AGCAAGAGAGCTCTGAAGAGCGTCCTGCAGGTCTGCACCCACCTGCCGGCCTTGGAGCCCCTCCTCTACGCTGCTCCCAACAACATCCTCAAACACGTGCTCTGTCAGTTCAGCAAA GTGCTGCCCCATGACAGCAAAGCTCGCCGCCTGTTTGTCACCAACGGGGGGCTGAAGAGGGTGCAGGAGATCAAAGCAGATCCTGGCTCTCTTCTGCAGGAGTACATCAACAATGTAAATAGCTGCTTCTCTGAAGAGATGATCAG GTACTACACCCCAGGCTACGCCAGTGTCTTGCTGGAACAGATGGAGAACCAAAATCTGGCCTGA
- the bmi1a gene encoding polycomb complex protein BMI-1-A has protein sequence MHRTTRIKITELNPHLMCVLCGGYFIDATTIIECLHSFCKMCIVRYLETSKYCPICDVQVHKTKPLLNIRSDKTLQDIVYKLVPGLFKNEMKRRRDFYAEHPVDASNGSNEDRGEVADEDKRIITDDEIISLSIEFFDHSRLGSSMEEKSPKEQVAHKRYLQCPAAMTVMHLRKFLRSKMDIPNIYQVDVMYEDEPLKDYYTLMDIAYIYTWRRNGPLPLKYRVRPNCKKMKVSHAQHEGQNSTSRSGVESDSASDKAGSPAGAPSASSSLPSPVTPAQSPQPPAPSSVNGTPAAAPTTPGRSFTQFGNGSGSKPRKVSLNGSSG, from the exons ATGCATCGCACGACCAGAATAAAGATCACAGAGCTCAATCCTCACCTCATGTGCGTGTTGTGTGGAGGATATTTTATCGACGCAACAACAATCATCGAATGTCTTCACTCCT TTTGTAAGATGTGCATTGTTCGCTACCTGGAAACCAGCAAATACTGTCCCATCTGTGATGTGCAGGTGCACAAAACTAAGCCTCTTCTCAACATTAG GTCTGACAAAACGCTGCAGGACATCGTGTACAAACTGGTCCCTGGCCTCTTCAAAA ATGAaatgaagagaaggagagactTTTACGCAGAGCACCCAGTAGATG ccTCTAATGGATCTAATGAGGACCGAGGAGAGGTGGCCGACGAGGACAAGAGAATTATCACAGATGATGAAATCATCAGCCTCTCTATCGAGTTCTTTGATCACAGCAG ACTGGGAAGCAGCATGGAAGAAAAGTCCCCTAAAGAGCAG GTGGCACACAAAAGGTACCTGCAGTGTCCGGCTGCCATGACAGTCATGCATCTGAGGAAGTTCCTCCGAAGCAAAATGGACATCCCGAATATCTACcag GTGGACGTCATGTATGAGGATGAACCTTTGAAAGACTACTACACGTTAATGGACATAGCATATATCTACACTTGGAGAAGA AACGGCCCACTGCCGCTGAAGTACAGAGTCCGACCCAACTGCAAGAAGATGAAAGTGAGTCACGCACAGCACGAGGGTCAGAACAGCACGAGCAGGTCCGGTGTCGAGAGCGATTCCGCCAGCGACAAAGCCGGAAGTCCCGCGGGGGCTCCCTCCGCATCATCGTCACTACCAAGTCCTGTCACGCCTGCGCAGTCTCCTCAACCTCCGGCCCCAAGTAGCGTAAACGGGACCCCGGCGGCGGCTCCGACGACCCCCGGCAGGTCCTTTACGCAGTTCGGCAACGGCAGCGGCAGCAAACCCAGAAAGGTTTCCCTGAACGGCTCTTCGGGATGA
- the spag6 gene encoding sperm-associated antigen 6 isoform X1, which produces MSQRQIIQVFEQYQKSRVQFVQTVATLSTRPQNIEILQSVGVMSLLRPLMLDVVPSIQQTAALALGRLAEHSDDLAEAMVTEDILPELIRSLGEQNRFYKKAAAFVMRAVAKHSPELSQAVVSCGGVGALVLCLEEFDPGVKEAAAWALGCIARHNGSLSQAVVDAGAVPLLLLCLQEPEMALKRVTVSTLSDICKHTPELAQAVVDNGAVTHLAQMILSKDTKLKRHVFSALGQISKHSVDLAEMVVVAEVFPVALACLRDPDECVRKNVATLMREVVKHSPELSQVIVNCGGLAAVIDSLGNYHGNERLPGIMMLGYVAAHSENLAMAVILSKGVPQLALCLSEETEHHIRAATAWSIGQIGRHTSEHAKAVALSNVLHRLLEFYLDTSSSEDLKDKSKRALKSVLQVCTHLPALEPLLYAAPNNILKHVLCQFSKVLPHDSKARRLFVTNGGLKRVQEIKADPGSLLQEYINNVNSCFSEEMIRYYTPGYASVLLEQMENQNLA; this is translated from the exons ATGAGCCAACGGCAGATAATTCAAG TTTTCGAGCAGTATCAGAAGTCGCGGGTGCAGTTTGTGCAAACGGTCGCAACTTTGTCAACAAGACCTCAAAACATAGAAATACTGCAAAGTGTCG GTGTGATGTCATTGCTGCGACCCCTGATGCTAGACGTAGTGCCCAGCATCCAGCAGACAGCTGCTCTGGCTTTGGGCCGCCTGGCGGAGCACAGCGATGACCTGGCAGAGGCTATGGTGACAGAGGACATCCTGCCCGAACTGATCCGATCCCTGGGCGAGCAGAAC aggttctacaaaAAGGCAGCCGCATTTGTAATGCGTGCGGTGGCTAAACACTCCCCCGAGCTGTCCCAGGCTGTGGTGTCCTGTGGGGGGGTTGGTGCGCTGGTTCTGTGCCTGGAGGAATTTGACCCTGGGGTGAAGGAGGCTGCGGCCTGGGCTCTGGGCTGCATTGCGCGCCACAACGGAT CGCTGTCCCAGGCGGTGGTGGATGCTGGTGccgtccctctgctgctgttgtgtctcCAGGAGCCTGAGATGGCCCTCAAACGTGTCACAGTTTCAACACTCAGtgacatctgcaaacacacaccagagttGGCCCAGGCTGTGGTGGACAACGGTGCTGTCACTCATCTGGCCCAAATGATCCTCAGTAAAGACACAAAACTCAAG AGACACGTGTTCTCAGCTCTCGGACAGATCAGCAAACACTCCGTGGACCTGGCTGAGATGGTGGTCGTGGCTGAGGTATTTCCTGTGGCGCTGGCATGTCTCCGAGATCCCGACGAATGTGTTAGGAAGAACGTTGCCACTCTGATGAGAGAGGTGGTGAAACACAGTCCAGAG CTTTCCCAGGTGATTGTGAACTGTGGTGGCCTAGCAGCAGTGATTGACAGTCTGGGGAATTACCATGGAAATGAACGGCTGCCTGGGATCATGATGCTAGGTTATGTGGCAGCTCACAGTGAGAACCTCGCCATGGCGGTCATTCTatccaag GGGGTGCCCCAGCTGGCCCTGTGTTTGTCTGAGGAGACAGAACATCACATCAGGGCTGCCACTGCCTGGTCCATTGGGCAGATTGGCCGCCACACCTCGGAGCACGCCAAGGCCGTGGCCCTCAGCAATGTTCTGCACAGGCTGCTGGAATTTTACCTGGACACCAGCAGTTCTGAGGATCTGAAGGACAAA AGCAAGAGAGCTCTGAAGAGCGTCCTGCAGGTCTGCACCCACCTGCCGGCCTTGGAGCCCCTCCTCTACGCTGCTCCCAACAACATCCTCAAACACGTGCTCTGTCAGTTCAGCAAA GTGCTGCCCCATGACAGCAAAGCTCGCCGCCTGTTTGTCACCAACGGGGGGCTGAAGAGGGTGCAGGAGATCAAAGCAGATCCTGGCTCTCTTCTGCAGGAGTACATCAACAATGTAAATAGCTGCTTCTCTGAAGAGATGATCAG GTACTACACCCCAGGCTACGCCAGTGTCTTGCTGGAACAGATGGAGAACCAAAATCTGGCCTGA